A portion of the Fusobacterium nucleatum genome contains these proteins:
- the nhaC gene encoding Na+/H+ antiporter NhaC gives MLKKGKVKPSLFVAVLPFVFLIVVMLIGNIVYGAPAQLPLILGIAFTCILGHFLGYSYQEIEDSMIETNKMGLQANFIMLIVGCLIGSWIIGGVVPGMIYYGLKLFTPRIFLIILPIMCAIISVSTGSAWTTAGTMGTAAMGIGVGMGIPAPLVAGAVVTGASFGDKLSPLSDSTNLAAATAEAGLFDHVRHMLKTTIPSFLIALLIYAFLGRNFGSANINSEAIESITSTLASNFKITPLIFIPPIIIIVIIFLKVPPVPGMLIGTLAGVGMCFYQGVNLQTILVALYEGPSIETGNAIVDKLLNRGGMLFMMETISLVICALAFGGAIKSIGCIDTIIETVLKHLRRRGSIVTSNVLMCILCNFAAADQYMSIVIPGQMYKKVYKKLNLAPENLSRTLEDAGTLTSGLVPWSTCGAVYLATLGVSAFQYGRFHILGLVNPIVAIIYAYLLIFLNPLDKSKPIKDRLTDEDLKEL, from the coding sequence ATGTTAAAAAAAGGAAAAGTTAAACCGTCACTCTTTGTAGCAGTATTGCCATTTGTTTTTTTAATTGTAGTTATGTTAATAGGTAATATAGTTTATGGTGCTCCAGCACAACTTCCACTAATTTTAGGGATAGCATTTACCTGTATATTAGGACATTTTTTAGGTTATTCCTATCAAGAAATTGAAGATTCTATGATAGAGACCAATAAAATGGGCTTGCAAGCTAATTTTATTATGTTGATTGTAGGTTGTTTGATTGGTTCTTGGATAATAGGTGGAGTTGTCCCAGGCATGATATATTATGGTTTAAAATTATTTACACCTAGAATATTTTTAATTATTTTGCCTATAATGTGTGCAATAATTAGTGTATCAACTGGTAGTGCTTGGACAACAGCTGGTACAATGGGAACAGCTGCTATGGGAATTGGGGTAGGAATGGGTATACCTGCACCATTGGTTGCAGGAGCTGTTGTAACTGGTGCTTCTTTTGGAGATAAATTATCCCCTCTTTCTGACAGTACAAACCTTGCTGCTGCCACAGCAGAAGCAGGATTATTTGACCATGTTAGACATATGTTAAAAACAACTATTCCAAGTTTTTTAATAGCTTTACTTATATATGCTTTTTTAGGAAGAAATTTTGGAAGTGCTAATATAAATAGTGAAGCAATAGAAAGTATAACATCAACATTAGCTAGTAATTTTAAAATTACTCCTTTAATATTTATTCCACCAATTATAATAATAGTTATTATATTTTTAAAAGTTCCTCCTGTTCCAGGAATGTTAATTGGAACTCTTGCAGGTGTAGGAATGTGTTTTTATCAAGGTGTAAATTTACAAACTATACTTGTTGCATTATATGAAGGTCCTAGTATAGAAACTGGAAATGCAATTGTTGATAAGTTGTTAAATAGAGGTGGAATGCTTTTCATGATGGAAACTATTTCACTGGTTATATGTGCCTTAGCATTTGGAGGTGCTATAAAATCAATAGGCTGTATTGATACAATAATAGAAACTGTTTTAAAACATTTAAGAAGAAGAGGCTCAATAGTTACTTCAAATGTTCTTATGTGTATCTTATGTAACTTTGCAGCAGCAGATCAATATATGTCAATAGTTATTCCAGGACAAATGTACAAAAAAGTCTATAAAAAATTAAATTTAGCACCTGAAAATCTATCAAGAACTCTTGAAGATGCTGGAACATTGACATCAGGACTTGTTCCTTGGTCTACTTGTGGGGCTGTTTATTTAGCAACCTTAGGGGTAAGTGCTTTTCAATATGGAAGATTTCATATTTTAGGCTTAGTAAATCCAATTGTAGCTATAATTTATGCTTATCTTTTGATTTTCTTAAATCCTCTTGATAAATCTAAACCAATAAAAGACAGATTAACAGATGAAGACTTAAAAGAATTATAA
- a CDS encoding ABC transporter substrate-binding protein → MKKLLTILGLMLGLTTLSVAAEKEIKVGITQIVEHPSLDATRKGVEKALKEKGKGKNIKIEYQSAQGDFGTAQLIAKSYSSSKKDVIVAISTPSAQAALNATKTIPIVYTAVTDGASAGLKGNNITGTSDMSPLDKQAELIKTLLPNAKKVGFLYNPSEQNSLLLLEKFKGIAKAKGLTVVEKGVSSVNDINLAIDSLLGQIDVLYIPTDNLVYSSASLVIQKANKKNVPVIASTNDIVEKGALATKSIDYEKLGYQTGERVIDVLNGKNPKDIPVETLKQTTLVINQKIAKKYNISLDNPKLKNAVIK, encoded by the coding sequence ATGAAAAAATTATTAACTATATTAGGATTGATGTTAGGTTTAACAACTTTATCAGTAGCAGCTGAAAAAGAAATTAAAGTAGGAATTACACAAATAGTTGAACATCCTTCATTAGATGCTACAAGAAAAGGTGTAGAAAAGGCTTTAAAAGAAAAGGGAAAAGGAAAAAATATAAAAATAGAATATCAATCAGCACAAGGAGATTTTGGAACAGCACAATTAATTGCTAAATCTTATTCCTCATCTAAAAAAGATGTAATAGTTGCAATATCAACTCCAAGTGCCCAAGCTGCACTTAATGCAACAAAGACTATACCAATAGTTTATACAGCAGTAACAGATGGAGCTAGTGCAGGATTAAAAGGAAATAATATAACAGGGACTTCTGATATGTCACCTTTAGATAAACAAGCAGAGCTTATAAAAACTCTACTTCCAAATGCAAAAAAAGTAGGATTTCTATACAATCCTAGTGAACAAAACTCATTACTGTTATTAGAAAAGTTTAAAGGAATTGCAAAAGCAAAAGGACTTACTGTTGTAGAAAAAGGTGTTAGTTCAGTAAATGATATTAATTTAGCAATAGATTCTTTATTAGGTCAAATAGATGTCCTATATATACCAACAGATAATTTAGTGTACTCATCAGCTAGTTTAGTTATACAAAAAGCTAATAAAAAGAATGTGCCAGTTATAGCCTCAACAAATGATATTGTAGAAAAAGGAGCTTTAGCAACAAAAAGTATAGATTATGAAAAATTAGGATATCAAACTGGAGAAAGAGTGATAGATGTTTTAAATGGAAAAAATCCTAAAGATATTCCAGTAGAAACTTTAAAACAAACAACTTTGGTTATAAATCAAAAAATAGCTAAAAAATATAATATATCACTTGATAATCCAAAATTGAAAAATGCAGTAATTAAATAA
- a CDS encoding ABC transporter permease produces the protein MLQATIEQSLIFAIMVLGVYISFRILNFPDMTVDGTFPLGAAISAKLLTLGVNPYLTLIVTLVAGAVAGAITGLIHVKLKVKDLLAGILVMTALYSVNLRVMKKSNIPLFEEDNIFNTEYSMMITIVVLILISKFILDYLLKTKFGFALKALGDNENLIVSLGLNEEKYKIYGLMIANAFVAFSGAVLAQYQGFADVGMGTGIIVIGLASIIIGDTLFGKRRKSAGTTIVIIGSILYRGVIALTLSMGMDASDLKLITSVIVIVILWIQKQKDKRRRK, from the coding sequence ATGTTACAAGCTACAATAGAGCAGAGTTTAATATTTGCAATAATGGTTTTAGGAGTTTATATATCTTTTAGGATATTAAACTTTCCAGATATGACAGTTGATGGAACTTTCCCTTTAGGAGCAGCAATTTCAGCAAAGTTATTGACTTTGGGAGTAAATCCATATTTGACATTGATAGTTACACTTGTAGCAGGGGCAGTAGCAGGAGCAATAACAGGGCTTATTCATGTGAAGTTAAAAGTTAAAGATTTACTTGCAGGAATTTTAGTTATGACTGCCCTATACAGTGTAAATTTAAGGGTTATGAAAAAGTCAAATATACCATTATTTGAGGAAGATAACATATTCAATACTGAATATTCAATGATGATAACTATTGTAGTTTTAATTCTGATAAGTAAGTTTATCTTAGATTATTTGCTAAAAACAAAATTTGGATTTGCTTTGAAAGCGTTAGGAGACAACGAAAATTTAATTGTATCTTTAGGATTGAATGAAGAAAAGTATAAAATATATGGACTTATGATAGCAAATGCCTTTGTAGCTTTTTCAGGAGCAGTACTTGCACAATATCAAGGTTTTGCTGATGTAGGAATGGGGACAGGAATTATAGTTATAGGGCTTGCCTCAATAATAATTGGAGATACTTTATTTGGAAAAAGAAGAAAATCGGCAGGAACTACAATAGTAATAATTGGTTCAATATTATATAGGGGAGTTATAGCACTAACTTTATCTATGGGTATGGATGCAAGTGATTTAAAATTAATTACTTCTGTGATTGTAATTGTTATTTTATGGATACAAAAGCAAAAAGATAAAAGAAGGAGAAAATAA
- a CDS encoding PepSY domain-containing protein: protein MKKILIVAAIILGSIGFSINVLAELNEQQAKDIIKKEVPNGQITKFKLDKENGKMVYEIKVMDGNIEKEYEIDAETGAILKMEQEQKGNKNANSVNNPKISSDKAKEIALKNSKNGKFKEIELKHKNGVLVYDVEIAEGFMDREFLIDANTGEILRDKKDF from the coding sequence ATGAAAAAAATATTAATAGTAGCTGCAATTATTTTAGGAAGTATAGGATTTTCAATAAATGTCTTAGCTGAATTAAATGAACAACAAGCAAAAGACATAATTAAAAAAGAAGTTCCAAATGGGCAAATAACAAAATTTAAATTAGATAAAGAAAATGGAAAAATGGTTTATGAAATAAAAGTTATGGATGGAAATATTGAAAAAGAGTATGAAATAGATGCCGAAACAGGAGCTATTCTTAAAATGGAACAAGAACAAAAAGGGAATAAAAATGCTAATTCAGTGAATAATCCAAAAATTTCTTCTGATAAAGCCAAAGAAATAGCATTAAAAAATTCTAAAAATGGAAAATTTAAAGAAATAGAATTAAAACATAAAAATGGAGTATTGGTATATGATGTAGAGATTGCAGAAGGATTTATGGATAGAGAATTCCTTATAGATGCAAATACAGGAGAAATTTTAAGAGATAAAAAAGATTTCTAA
- a CDS encoding formate--tetrahydrofolate ligase, translating to MTDIQIAQAAKKENIVEIAKKLGLTEDDIEQYGKYKAKVNLDVLQKNKRPNGKLILVTAITPTPAGEGKSTVTIGLTQALNKMGKLSAAAIREPSLGPVFGMKGGAAGGGYAQVVPMEDINLHFTGDMHAIGIAHNLISACIDNHINSGNALGIDVTKITWKRVVDMNDRALRNIVIGLGGKANGYPRQDSFQITVGSEIMAILCLSNSITELKEKIKNIVIGTSVTGKLIKVGDFHIEGAVAALLKDAIKPNLVQTLENTPVFIHGGPFANIAHGCNSILATKMALKLTDYVVTEAGFAADLGAEKFIDIKCRLGGLKPDCAVIVATVRALEHHGKGDLKAGLENLDKHIDNIKNKYKLPLVVAINKFITDTDEQINMIEKFCNERGAEVSLCEVWAKGGEGGIDLAEKVLKAIDNNKTEFDYFYDINLTIKEKIEKICKEIYGADGVIFAPATKKVFDVIEAEGLNKLPVCMSKTQKSISDNPALLGKPTGFKVTINDLRLAVGAGFVIAMAGDIIDMPGLPKKPSAEVIDIDENGVISGLF from the coding sequence ATGACTGATATTCAAATTGCACAAGCAGCTAAAAAGGAAAACATTGTAGAAATCGCTAAAAAATTAGGGTTGACAGAGGACGATATAGAACAATATGGAAAATATAAAGCTAAGGTTAATTTAGATGTTCTTCAAAAAAATAAAAGACCTAATGGTAAATTAATTTTAGTAACTGCAATTACACCTACTCCAGCCGGGGAAGGAAAATCAACTGTAACTATTGGGCTTACACAAGCTTTAAATAAAATGGGTAAATTATCAGCAGCAGCAATAAGAGAACCATCTTTAGGACCAGTTTTTGGAATGAAAGGTGGAGCAGCAGGTGGAGGATATGCACAAGTTGTTCCAATGGAAGATATAAATCTACATTTCACTGGTGATATGCATGCAATAGGTATAGCTCATAACTTAATCTCTGCTTGTATAGATAACCATATCAATTCTGGAAATGCTTTAGGAATAGATGTAACTAAAATAACTTGGAAAAGAGTTGTGGATATGAATGACAGAGCTCTTAGAAATATAGTTATTGGACTTGGAGGAAAAGCTAATGGATATCCAAGACAAGATTCTTTCCAAATCACAGTTGGATCTGAAATAATGGCAATACTTTGCTTATCTAATTCAATAACTGAATTAAAAGAAAAAATTAAAAATATAGTTATTGGAACATCAGTAACTGGAAAATTAATAAAAGTTGGAGATTTTCATATAGAAGGAGCTGTTGCTGCACTTCTTAAAGATGCAATAAAACCTAACTTAGTTCAAACATTAGAAAATACACCTGTATTTATCCACGGAGGACCTTTTGCTAATATAGCTCATGGATGTAACTCGATACTTGCTACAAAAATGGCATTAAAATTGACTGATTATGTTGTTACAGAAGCAGGATTTGCTGCTGACTTAGGAGCAGAAAAATTCATAGATATCAAATGTAGACTTGGTGGATTAAAACCTGATTGTGCTGTTATAGTTGCAACAGTTAGAGCTTTAGAACATCACGGAAAAGGTGACTTAAAAGCAGGATTAGAAAACTTAGATAAACATATAGATAACATTAAAAATAAATATAAATTACCATTAGTTGTTGCAATCAACAAATTTATAACAGACACTGATGAACAAATTAATATGATAGAAAAATTCTGTAATGAAAGAGGAGCAGAAGTTTCTCTATGTGAAGTTTGGGCAAAAGGTGGAGAAGGTGGTATAGACCTTGCAGAAAAAGTTTTAAAAGCAATAGATAATAATAAAACTGAATTTGATTATTTTTATGATATAAACTTAACTATTAAAGAAAAAATAGAAAAAATCTGTAAAGAAATTTATGGAGCAGATGGAGTTATATTTGCACCTGCAACTAAAAAGGTATTTGATGTAATAGAAGCTGAAGGATTAAATAAACTTCCAGTATGTATGTCAAAAACTCAAAAATCAATTTCTGATAATCCAGCATTATTAGGAAAACCTACTGGATTTAAAGTAACTATAAATGATTTACGTCTAGCTGTTGGGGCAGGATTTGTTATAGCTATGGCAGGAGATATCATAGATATGCCAGGATTACCTAAGAAACCATCAGCAGAAGTAATTGATATTGATGAAAATGGAGTTATCTCTGGATTATTCTAA
- a CDS encoding WYL domain-containing protein, translating into MKKIRVTVPEDVWDIIKIDQEDFGINNNKFCNYILEKLKFNRKIETEKLLQAQGRAHKKIIQFDLNVNNKGIYYDILKSNEVEIEAEYFRELFEIYCSKFKYQRELFIYEDKLKSILDAIKDENKLKIKYFSEIIDIDPIFIRREDKGNENFLFCYVEKLNSYQNYKLKEMEIVAILPEKMKKRDKKFIESMKKKYDPFLGKAATIKVKLTTLGESLLKTFTEYRPKLIKNEKDIYYFETSEEQAKMYFRGFSKEAEILEPFSLREEIIKEYQEALSIYK; encoded by the coding sequence TTGAAAAAGATAAGAGTCACAGTTCCAGAAGATGTATGGGATATAATAAAAATAGATCAAGAAGATTTTGGAATAAATAACAATAAATTCTGTAATTATATTTTGGAAAAATTAAAATTTAATAGAAAAATTGAAACAGAAAAATTACTTCAAGCCCAAGGAAGAGCACATAAAAAGATTATTCAATTTGACTTAAATGTCAATAATAAAGGAATATATTATGATATTTTAAAATCTAATGAGGTTGAAATTGAAGCAGAATATTTTAGAGAATTATTTGAAATATACTGCTCAAAATTTAAGTATCAAAGAGAACTATTTATCTATGAAGATAAGTTAAAATCTATACTAGATGCCATAAAAGATGAAAATAAATTAAAAATAAAATATTTTTCTGAAATCATTGATATAGATCCAATCTTCATTCGTAGAGAAGATAAAGGGAATGAAAATTTTTTATTTTGTTATGTTGAAAAATTAAACTCTTATCAAAACTATAAATTAAAAGAAATGGAAATAGTGGCCATATTACCAGAAAAAATGAAGAAAAGAGATAAAAAATTTATAGAAAGTATGAAAAAAAAGTATGACCCATTTTTAGGAAAGGCTGCAACTATAAAGGTTAAATTAACGACCTTAGGAGAAAGTCTATTAAAAACTTTTACTGAATATAGACCAAAACTAATAAAAAATGAAAAAGATATTTATTATTTTGAAACATCAGAAGAACAAGCAAAGATGTATTTCAGAGGTTTTTCAAAAGAAGCTGAAATATTAGAGCCATTTTCATTGAGAGAAGAAATAATAAAAGAGTATCAAGAAGCTTTAAGTATATATAAATAA
- a CDS encoding ABC transporter ATP-binding protein produces MINISNIKKTFYSALGEEKAVFNGLNLEINQGDFISVIGSNGAGKTTLLNTITGNIDLDGGYIEVDGKNINNLAKHKRGEFISKVYQNPALGTAPSMTIFENLSMADNKGKMFGLSLGLNYSRKKYYMNLLKELDLGLENLLDTEVQYLSGGQRQCLALIMATLNQPKVLLLDEHTAALDPKTSKIIMDKTEEIVEKFEIPTLMITHNLQDAIKYGNRLIMLHNGKIILDIKGKEKEELTQDTLMEIFQKKATYSDVM; encoded by the coding sequence ATGATAAATATATCAAATATTAAAAAGACATTTTATTCTGCATTAGGTGAAGAAAAAGCTGTGTTCAATGGATTAAATTTAGAAATAAATCAAGGAGATTTTATCTCAGTTATAGGAAGTAATGGAGCAGGAAAAACTACTCTACTTAATACTATTACTGGAAATATAGATTTAGATGGTGGTTATATTGAGGTTGATGGAAAAAATATAAATAACCTAGCTAAACATAAAAGAGGAGAATTCATATCTAAAGTTTATCAAAATCCTGCATTGGGAACAGCTCCTTCTATGACTATATTTGAAAATTTGTCTATGGCAGATAATAAAGGGAAAATGTTTGGTTTAAGTTTAGGATTAAATTATTCAAGAAAAAAATACTATATGAATTTATTGAAAGAATTGGATTTAGGTTTAGAAAATTTACTAGATACAGAAGTTCAATATCTATCAGGTGGGCAAAGACAATGTCTTGCACTAATAATGGCAACTTTAAATCAACCAAAAGTTTTATTACTTGATGAACATACTGCTGCCCTAGATCCTAAGACTTCAAAAATAATTATGGATAAAACAGAAGAAATAGTTGAAAAATTTGAAATACCTACTCTTATGATAACTCATAATTTACAAGATGCTATAAAATATGGAAATCGTTTAATTATGCTTCATAATGGAAAAATTATTTTAGATATAAAGGGCAAAGAAAAAGAAGAATTGACACAAGATACTTTAATGGAAATCTTTCAAAAGAAAGCAACTTACTCTGATGTAATGTAA
- a CDS encoding secretin N-terminal domain-containing protein, whose product MLQSEKNSKKAKIIGKITSNKMALKNAKIELKDLNKVVYTDSNGNFIIDNIPKDVYVCKISKKGYEERGEIIDTVKSINILNVDLKEDQNNYESKDISDDLSNSNFYEIDGKFYYTKTFSLFNVSPDEVSKILHETFGENIKVSTLSKVNKLVVSAERDILENAISIIEDIDKNPKQVKITSQILDISNNLFEELGFDWVYKQNVESQERNSLTAMILGKAGLNGVGSTVNIVRQFHNKSDVLSTGINLLEATNDLVVSSVPTLMIASGEEGEFKVTEEVVVGIKTHREDKKDRYSEPVFKEAGLIMKVKPIIKDNDYIILEISLELSDFKFKKNVLNLKDINSGTYNSEGGSKVGRGLTTKVRVKNGDTILLGGLKKSIQQNIESKIPILGDIPIISFFFKNTTKKNENSDMYIKLKVEIDE is encoded by the coding sequence ATGTTACAAAGTGAGAAAAATAGCAAGAAAGCTAAAATTATTGGAAAAATAACTTCAAATAAGATGGCTTTAAAAAATGCAAAAATAGAATTAAAAGACTTGAATAAGGTAGTTTATACAGATAGTAATGGAAATTTTATTATTGATAATATACCAAAGGATGTATATGTTTGTAAAATTTCAAAGAAAGGTTATGAAGAAAGAGGAGAAATAATAGACACTGTAAAATCAATTAATATATTAAATGTTGATTTAAAAGAAGATCAAAATAATTATGAGAGTAAAGATATTTCTGATGATTTATCAAATTCAAATTTTTATGAGATAGATGGGAAATTTTATTATACAAAAACTTTTTCTCTATTCAATGTTTCACCAGATGAAGTTTCAAAAATTTTACACGAAACTTTTGGAGAAAATATAAAAGTAAGTACTTTAAGTAAGGTAAATAAATTGGTAGTAAGTGCAGAAAGGGATATTTTGGAAAATGCTATATCTATAATAGAGGATATAGATAAAAATCCAAAACAAGTGAAGATAACTTCTCAAATTTTAGATATATCAAATAATTTATTTGAAGAGTTAGGCTTTGATTGGGTATATAAGCAAAATGTTGAGAGCCAAGAAAGAAATAGTCTGACAGCAATGATTTTAGGTAAGGCAGGATTAAATGGTGTGGGAAGCACTGTAAATATAGTAAGACAATTTCATAATAAAAGTGATGTATTGAGTACAGGAATAAATTTATTGGAAGCAACAAATGATTTAGTTGTAAGTTCAGTTCCTACCCTTATGATTGCAAGTGGAGAAGAGGGAGAATTTAAAGTAACAGAGGAAGTTGTTGTTGGAATTAAAACTCATAGAGAAGATAAAAAAGATAGATATAGTGAACCTGTTTTCAAAGAAGCAGGGTTAATAATGAAAGTTAAACCTATTATAAAAGATAATGATTATATAATTTTAGAAATTAGTTTAGAATTGAGTGATTTTAAGTTTAAGAAAAATGTTTTAAATTTGAAAGATATAAATTCTGGAACATATAATTCAGAGGGAGGTTCTAAGGTTGGTAGAGGACTTACAACAAAGGTTAGAGTCAAGAATGGAGATACTATTTTGCTAGGAGGTTTAAAGAAATCTATTCAGCAAAATATAGAAAGTAAAATTCCAATTTTAGGGGACATCCCTATAATAAGTTTCTTTTTTAAAAATACTACTAAAAAAAATGAGAACTCTGATATGTATATAAAACTTAAAGTTGAGATAGATGAGTAA
- a CDS encoding PilN domain-containing protein, which yields MFKKILPLSHIDDIEKEVKNTVLNLENKFFSIFKIQIENIINEEDRKEKIEDRLEVIFPRYNSDDFVLRYKILKKDRKKENIVVYLLDLALLNDYIIDDMKDYGFVSIIPSFFVCREKKNINHYFNFDISETMLVVTEYMNNNILDISTFKLSKSSFDNEEEVDIEDKYSIANSYLVNIEDDIEIIFTGDRINFDELDLTNKNYSYFEVESLDFTKYLNFLPDDIKNKYSLYYVNTKYLYALLIISIITVLSTIILYHNIHKSEEKLEQLEAESSSLEDEINEARNEMEEIEKQHKDLLEYIEKEEYKDFKISSLLEELSYLCPSGVKISSIEYDENKIFNIEGSTGKIDNVVKFLENITNSKNFKLYNYDYILRKENEIEFKLEIKYF from the coding sequence ATGTTTAAAAAGATTTTACCTTTAAGCCATATTGATGATATTGAAAAGGAAGTAAAAAATACTGTTCTCAATTTGGAGAACAAATTTTTTAGTATTTTTAAAATTCAAATTGAAAATATAATAAATGAAGAAGATAGAAAAGAGAAGATTGAAGATAGATTGGAAGTTATTTTTCCAAGATATAATTCAGATGATTTTGTATTGAGATATAAAATCTTAAAAAAAGATAGGAAGAAAGAAAATATAGTTGTTTATTTGCTAGATTTGGCACTTTTAAATGACTATATTATTGATGATATGAAGGACTATGGTTTTGTTTCAATTATTCCTTCTTTTTTTGTATGTAGAGAAAAGAAAAATATAAATCATTATTTTAATTTTGATATTAGTGAGACTATGCTAGTTGTAACAGAGTATATGAACAATAATATTCTTGATATTTCAACTTTTAAACTATCAAAATCTTCTTTTGATAATGAGGAAGAAGTTGACATTGAAGATAAATATAGTATTGCAAATAGTTATTTGGTAAATATTGAAGATGATATAGAGATTATTTTTACAGGAGATAGGATAAATTTTGATGAATTAGATTTAACAAATAAAAATTATTCATATTTTGAAGTTGAAAGTTTAGATTTTACTAAATATCTTAATTTTTTACCTGATGATATAAAAAATAAATATTCTCTTTACTATGTAAATACTAAATATTTGTATGCTCTTTTAATAATTTCAATTATAACAGTCTTATCAACAATAATACTTTATCATAATATCCATAAATCAGAGGAAAAATTGGAACAGCTAGAGGCTGAAAGTTCAAGCCTTGAAGATGAAATTAATGAGGCAAGAAATGAAATGGAAGAAATTGAAAAGCAACATAAGGACTTATTGGAATATATAGAAAAGGAAGAATATAAAGATTTTAAAATAAGTTCTCTTTTAGAAGAATTGAGTTATCTATGTCCAAGTGGAGTGAAGATTTCTTCAATAGAATATGATGAAAATAAAATTTTTAATATAGAGGGAAGCACAGGAAAAATTGATAATGTAGTTAAGTTTTTAGAAAATATTACAAATTCTAAAAATTTTAAACTATATAACTATGACTATATTTTGAGAAAAGAAAATGAAATTGAATTTAAACTTGAAATTAAATACTTTTAG
- a CDS encoding YoaK family protein, producing MDKQKFKEFFNNKEEFAPNERLWLFCMLMLIAGFWGGFTYSLRGRVFVNAQTGNLVFLSLGIASWDTALIKNALATFLAYFCGIITAEFISKEINKISFLIWERILLFFSLIVTICLGFIPETAPFEFTNFSIAFTAAMQFNTFEKAHGMGMATPFCTNHVKQASANFVRFLKTRDSNKLRISLSHLSMILSFITGATLSIFLGRFFLGKAIWFSSFFIVITLYFFSKSLRTYKTKKLK from the coding sequence ATGGATAAACAAAAATTTAAAGAATTTTTTAATAATAAAGAAGAGTTTGCCCCAAATGAAAGACTTTGGCTTTTTTGTATGTTAATGTTAATTGCAGGGTTTTGGGGTGGTTTTACTTATTCATTAAGAGGAAGGGTTTTTGTAAATGCTCAAACTGGTAACTTAGTATTTTTATCATTAGGTATTGCTTCTTGGGATACTGCTTTAATAAAAAATGCTCTTGCTACATTTTTAGCTTACTTCTGTGGGATAATCACAGCTGAATTTATTTCAAAAGAAATTAATAAAATCTCTTTTCTTATTTGGGAAAGAATTTTACTATTTTTTAGCCTTATTGTAACTATATGTTTAGGTTTTATCCCTGAAACTGCTCCTTTTGAATTTACAAATTTTAGCATAGCTTTCACTGCTGCAATGCAATTTAATACCTTTGAAAAGGCTCATGGAATGGGAATGGCTACTCCATTTTGTACCAATCATGTAAAGCAAGCTTCTGCTAATTTTGTTAGATTTTTAAAAACAAGAGATAGTAATAAATTAAGAATTTCTTTAAGTCATTTAAGTATGATATTATCTTTTATTACAGGTGCAACATTATCAATATTTTTAGGAAGATTTTTCTTAGGAAAAGCTATTTGGTTCTCTTCATTTTTTATAGTTATAACTTTATACTTCTTTTCAAAATCTTTAAGAACCTATAAAACTAAAAAATTAAAATAA
- a CDS encoding helix-turn-helix domain-containing protein, translated as MYKKKFGKAVKKLRNGKQISQEKFALEIGMDRTYLSSVEAGKRNISLENIEKISKGLGISISELFKYIEEGEDKIG; from the coding sequence ATGTATAAGAAAAAATTTGGAAAGGCTGTAAAAAAATTGAGAAATGGAAAACAAATTAGTCAAGAAAAGTTTGCATTAGAGATAGGAATGGATAGAACATATTTATCATCAGTGGAAGCTGGTAAAAGGAATATTTCATTAGAGAATATTGAAAAAATTTCTAAAGGACTAGGTATATCTATTTCTGAGTTGTTTAAATATATTGAAGAGGGAGAGGATAAAATTGGATAA